In Natronococcus occultus SP4, the following proteins share a genomic window:
- a CDS encoding penicillin acylase family protein, with protein sequence MTGDHTRRAVLAGTLAAGVGGLTLTGARELLDQFAPLSGRAWDAADRSISERVASPYGEARVRYDEDGVPSIVADAEPAAYFAVGYVQGFDRLAQLDLQRRVMRGQVSELAGEGALADDEFHVAMDFAGAAEATWELVAETPAGPLVEAYVDGVNASIDGEGLPLEFELLGYEPEPWTPVDSMLMEKQISWDLTGNFGELRRALVADRLGEDVLEELFPERLDHDVPILRESIEAETLEGELDVGSVSDEDAVGSALTDWLSRFESPTGIGSNSWVVSGEHTESGRPIVAFDPHLTLMTPPLWYEQHVETPETSVRGATFPGVPFVIAGANDRGTWSFTNVGADVLDCYTYEIDDDGERYRYDGEWREFDREERTIAVAGGDDRSIEVRKTVHGPVLEREGRTVGVAWTGHTATRTTEAIYEYERSDGLADLLEATRKFDLPTQNLVYADADGRTLYYATGKLPTREIDREVVSGNRIFDGSAGEGEWDGFEPFGESSWEGFVPFAEKPHAIDPDVLATANQRVVDDPGHYVGVAYASPYRGERIYDRLDEHLASGEPTDLEFHRELQNDTYDGRAEQLVPELLAALDERIEDGDEHDGLEDARDVLADWEYEMDADSRGALVFARWMDRFRELVVEPDFENADLDESYYPDDWVVATLPADSLFFEERSRTETMVAAFEDALDEIDAAGWVRYGDWNSTRIIEHPFGAEAPFLNYPELPADGSRATVKNYRVGSAVGASWRMVVEPGGTATAVLPGGNSGDYFSDHYDDQLENWLANDQTPMDRTLDDEGEPDVVFEEGSS encoded by the coding sequence GTGACTGGAGACCACACTCGGCGCGCCGTCCTCGCGGGGACGCTCGCTGCCGGCGTCGGCGGGCTCACGCTGACCGGGGCGAGGGAGCTGCTCGACCAGTTCGCCCCGCTGTCGGGCCGTGCCTGGGACGCGGCCGACAGATCGATCTCGGAGCGCGTCGCGAGTCCCTACGGCGAGGCGAGGGTACGCTACGACGAGGACGGCGTCCCCAGTATCGTCGCCGACGCCGAGCCCGCGGCGTACTTCGCCGTCGGCTACGTCCAGGGGTTCGATCGGCTCGCACAACTGGACCTGCAACGGCGGGTCATGCGGGGGCAAGTGTCGGAGCTGGCCGGTGAGGGAGCCCTCGCGGACGACGAGTTCCACGTCGCGATGGACTTTGCCGGCGCGGCCGAGGCGACCTGGGAGCTTGTCGCCGAGACCCCCGCCGGACCGCTCGTCGAGGCCTACGTCGACGGCGTCAATGCGTCGATCGACGGCGAAGGGCTCCCCCTCGAGTTCGAGCTGCTGGGGTACGAGCCCGAGCCCTGGACGCCCGTCGACTCGATGCTGATGGAAAAGCAGATCTCCTGGGACCTGACCGGGAACTTCGGCGAACTCCGTCGCGCGCTGGTCGCCGACCGACTCGGCGAGGACGTCCTCGAGGAGCTGTTCCCCGAGCGGCTGGACCACGACGTGCCGATACTGCGGGAGTCGATCGAGGCGGAAACCCTCGAGGGCGAGCTCGACGTCGGCTCGGTTTCGGACGAGGACGCCGTCGGGTCGGCACTGACCGACTGGCTCTCGCGGTTCGAATCGCCCACCGGGATCGGCTCGAACAGCTGGGTCGTTTCCGGCGAGCACACCGAGAGCGGGCGACCGATCGTCGCCTTCGATCCACACCTGACGCTGATGACGCCTCCGCTGTGGTACGAACAGCACGTCGAGACCCCCGAGACCTCGGTTCGGGGTGCGACGTTTCCGGGCGTCCCCTTCGTTATCGCCGGCGCGAACGATCGGGGGACGTGGTCGTTCACGAACGTCGGCGCGGACGTGCTGGACTGTTACACCTACGAGATCGACGACGACGGCGAACGCTACCGCTACGACGGGGAGTGGCGAGAGTTCGATCGCGAGGAGCGGACGATCGCCGTCGCTGGCGGCGACGATCGGTCCATCGAGGTCAGGAAAACCGTCCATGGGCCGGTGTTGGAACGCGAGGGCCGAACCGTCGGCGTCGCCTGGACGGGCCACACCGCCACGCGGACGACCGAGGCGATCTACGAGTACGAACGCAGCGACGGCCTCGCGGACCTGCTCGAAGCGACTCGGAAGTTCGACCTGCCGACCCAGAACCTCGTCTACGCCGACGCCGACGGCCGGACGCTGTACTACGCGACGGGCAAGCTCCCGACCCGCGAAATCGACAGGGAGGTCGTCTCGGGTAATCGCATCTTCGACGGCTCCGCGGGCGAGGGCGAGTGGGACGGGTTCGAGCCGTTCGGTGAGTCCTCCTGGGAGGGGTTCGTCCCCTTCGCGGAGAAACCCCACGCGATCGACCCCGACGTCCTCGCGACGGCTAACCAGCGGGTGGTCGACGACCCCGGCCACTACGTCGGCGTCGCGTACGCGTCACCCTACCGCGGCGAACGGATCTACGACCGCCTCGACGAGCACCTCGCGTCGGGCGAGCCGACCGACCTCGAGTTTCACCGGGAGCTGCAGAACGACACCTACGACGGGCGGGCCGAACAGCTGGTGCCCGAGTTGCTCGCGGCGCTCGACGAGCGGATCGAGGACGGGGACGAACACGACGGCCTCGAGGACGCCCGCGACGTCCTCGCCGACTGGGAGTACGAGATGGACGCCGACTCCCGGGGAGCGCTCGTCTTCGCCCGCTGGATGGACCGCTTCCGGGAGCTGGTCGTCGAACCCGACTTCGAGAACGCGGATCTCGACGAGTCGTACTACCCCGACGACTGGGTCGTCGCGACGCTTCCCGCCGACAGCCTGTTCTTCGAGGAGCGCTCGCGGACCGAGACGATGGTCGCCGCGTTCGAGGACGCCCTCGACGAGATCGACGCGGCGGGGTGGGTGCGCTACGGCGACTGGAACTCGACGCGGATCATCGAGCACCCGTTCGGCGCGGAGGCGCCGTTTCTGAACTATCCCGAACTCCCGGCCGACGGCTCGCGAGCGACGGTGAAAAACTACCGCGTCGGCTCGGCTGTCGGCGCGAGCTGGCGGATGGTCGTCGAGCCCGGCGGCACGGCGACGGCGGTGCTTCCCGGCGGCAACTCGGGCGACTACTTCTCCGATCATTACGACGATCAGCTTGAGAACTGGCTCGCGAACGACCAGACGCCGATGGACCGAACGCTCGACGACGAGGGCGAGCCCGACGTCGTCTTCGAGGAGGGATCGTCGTGA
- a CDS encoding SRPBCC family protein: MTRLQLAAGGRRLEASHVLSVPPEDVWDLLVDVRRWPEWSPIIRGVDATDGRVRTGTTGRIRVPGLWLPFAVTDRTDRRWTWRIAGVSATGHRVDELADDRCRVVFELPPTAVGYAPVCLRALERIESVLEDEPVR, encoded by the coding sequence ATGACACGGCTGCAGCTCGCCGCGGGCGGGAGACGGCTCGAGGCCTCCCACGTTCTCTCCGTCCCGCCCGAGGACGTCTGGGACCTGCTCGTCGACGTCCGACGGTGGCCGGAGTGGTCGCCGATCATTCGCGGGGTCGACGCGACCGACGGCCGCGTTCGGACGGGAACGACCGGACGAATCCGGGTGCCCGGTCTCTGGCTCCCGTTCGCGGTAACCGACCGCACCGATCGCCGCTGGACGTGGCGTATCGCGGGCGTCTCGGCGACGGGCCACCGGGTGGACGAACTCGCCGATGATCGCTGTCGGGTGGTCTTCGAGCTTCCGCCGACCGCCGTCGGCTACGCGCCCGTCTGCCTGCGGGCGCTCGAGCGCATCGAATCTGTACTCGAGGACGAACCCGTGCGGTGA
- a CDS encoding winged helix-turn-helix transcriptional regulator, with the protein MATPQSQNSSERQEEACPVVESIEQIGSQWRLAVLHTLLEGEHRFNELKRETGANARTLSRVLDDLGEMGFVERRLEEDAPIATYYSLTEKGESLEPVFAEISCWADSWLEGEALEP; encoded by the coding sequence ATGGCAACCCCGCAATCACAGAACTCGTCCGAACGGCAGGAGGAGGCCTGTCCGGTCGTCGAATCGATCGAACAGATCGGCTCCCAGTGGCGGCTCGCGGTCCTCCATACGCTGCTTGAGGGCGAACACCGGTTCAACGAGCTCAAACGCGAGACCGGTGCCAACGCCCGCACCCTCTCGCGAGTCCTCGACGATCTCGGCGAGATGGGGTTCGTCGAGCGTCGCCTGGAGGAAGACGCGCCGATCGCGACCTACTACAGCCTGACCGAAAAGGGTGAGTCGCTCGAACCGGTCTTCGCGGAGATCTCCTGCTGGGCCGATAGCTGGCTCGAGGGCGAAGCTCTGGAACCGTAG
- a CDS encoding UPF0179 family protein, whose translation MSTVTLIGSRLAEPGTEFVYEGEADGCAGCPYRSQCLNLSQGTRYRVTSIRENAQTLECAIHDEGVRAVEVEPVPVPANVPTKGAFAGSKASLQGPCPYVECPSHEYCEPDGAEFDEEYRIREIVGDPPHDVCHLDRSLQLVELDTDG comes from the coding sequence ATGTCTACCGTCACCCTCATCGGCTCCCGGCTGGCCGAGCCGGGGACCGAGTTCGTCTACGAGGGCGAGGCCGACGGCTGTGCGGGCTGTCCGTACCGCAGCCAGTGTCTCAACCTCTCGCAGGGAACCAGATACCGCGTCACCTCGATCCGCGAGAACGCACAGACCCTCGAGTGTGCGATACACGACGAGGGGGTCCGCGCCGTCGAGGTCGAACCCGTTCCCGTTCCGGCAAACGTCCCCACGAAGGGCGCGTTCGCCGGGAGCAAGGCGAGTCTCCAGGGTCCCTGTCCGTACGTCGAGTGTCCGAGCCACGAGTACTGCGAGCCCGACGGTGCCGAGTTCGACGAGGAGTACCGGATCCGGGAGATCGTCGGCGATCCGCCCCACGACGTCTGCCACCTGGATCGCTCGCTCCAGCTGGTCGAACTCGACACCGACGGCTGA